In Kitasatospora sp. NBC_00240, the following are encoded in one genomic region:
- a CDS encoding SpoIIE family protein phosphatase/ATP-binding protein — MLVILLVAAALVAVVVQTRRDTMADARHRTLAAAESFAHAPGLVSALDGPDPSATLQPLAEDARKAAGIDALIVYKLDGITLTHSDVSQLGKHVIGPYAQAAEGKAFTRTFNGALGPSVISAAPVKDASGQVVGIVSAPVTVESVQNTVNRQLPVFLVSAGAAVALAAVGAGLVSHRLRRQTHGLGPAEMTRMYEHHDAVLHAVREGVLITGDDGRLLLANDEARRLLDLPADAEGRPVESLGLDAGTAELLASDRIATDEVHLAADRLLSLNKRSTTPFGVHRTSVVTLRDTTELRELSGRAEVARGRLRLLYDAGMRIGSTLDVSRTAEELAEVAVPGFADVVTVELQDLVLRGEEPSGASTELRRSAVAGLAADHPLYPVGQLIHFVPGTPMATSVADGRSVVAPDLAGSPGWQGQDRARAQEILDYGIHSLAVVPLQARGVVLGLVNFWRAGDSPPFDQEDLAFAEEVAGRAAVSIDNARRYTREHATAVTLQRSLMPRGLPAQEALDVAHRYLPAQAGVGGDWFDVIPLPGARVALVVGDVVGHGLHAAATMGRLRVAVHNFSTLDLPPDELLGHLDELVARIDVQDEDTEDDAQPAITGATCLYVIYDAVSGVVTAATAGHPPPALVHPDGTVDFLCPPVSPPLGLGAGLPVETAEATLPEGSRLVLYTDGLLQNRTRDLDAALEALRQAVGGPERRPEEVCAGVMESMLPTRPDDDVALLVAQTRLLAPDRVAEWDVEPDPAAVSPVRNACARKLEEWGLEHISFGTELILSELITNAVRYGKVPIRVRLLLTETLVCEVSDGSSTAPHIRRAKDTDEGGRGLFLVARYAEHWGTRYSSRGKTIWASQTLDSSGTPDEEALGDMLLGEWDDLEL, encoded by the coding sequence ATGCTGGTGATCCTGCTCGTCGCGGCCGCGCTGGTGGCCGTCGTCGTCCAGACCCGGCGCGACACCATGGCCGATGCCCGGCACCGCACCCTCGCCGCCGCCGAGTCCTTCGCGCACGCCCCCGGACTGGTGAGCGCCCTGGACGGCCCGGACCCGAGCGCCACACTGCAGCCGCTCGCCGAGGACGCCCGCAAGGCCGCCGGCATCGACGCCCTCATCGTGTACAAGCTCGACGGGATCACCCTGACCCACAGCGACGTCTCGCAGCTCGGCAAGCACGTCATCGGCCCGTACGCCCAGGCCGCCGAGGGCAAGGCCTTCACCAGGACCTTCAACGGCGCGCTCGGCCCGTCCGTGATCTCGGCCGCCCCCGTGAAGGACGCCTCGGGCCAGGTGGTCGGCATCGTCTCCGCCCCGGTCACCGTGGAGTCGGTGCAGAACACCGTCAACCGGCAGCTGCCGGTCTTCCTGGTCAGCGCGGGCGCGGCCGTCGCCCTCGCCGCGGTCGGCGCGGGCCTGGTGAGCCACCGGCTGCGCCGCCAGACCCACGGCCTGGGCCCGGCCGAGATGACCCGGATGTACGAGCACCACGACGCCGTCCTGCACGCGGTGCGCGAGGGCGTGCTCATCACCGGCGACGACGGCCGGCTGCTGCTGGCCAACGACGAGGCCCGGCGGCTGCTGGACCTGCCCGCCGACGCGGAGGGACGCCCCGTCGAATCCCTGGGCCTGGACGCGGGCACCGCCGAACTGCTGGCCTCCGACCGGATCGCCACCGACGAGGTCCACCTGGCGGCGGACCGGCTGCTCTCCCTCAACAAGCGGTCCACCACGCCCTTCGGCGTGCACCGGACGAGCGTGGTGACGCTGCGGGACACCACCGAGCTGCGCGAGCTCTCGGGCCGGGCCGAGGTGGCCCGCGGGCGGCTGCGGCTGCTCTACGACGCCGGCATGCGGATCGGGTCCACCCTGGACGTGTCGCGCACCGCCGAGGAACTCGCGGAGGTGGCCGTCCCCGGGTTCGCCGACGTGGTCACCGTGGAGCTGCAGGACCTGGTCCTGCGCGGCGAGGAGCCGAGCGGGGCCAGCACCGAGCTGCGCCGCAGCGCCGTCGCCGGCCTGGCGGCCGACCACCCCCTCTACCCCGTCGGCCAGCTGATCCACTTCGTGCCGGGCACCCCCATGGCGACCAGCGTGGCCGACGGCCGGTCCGTGGTGGCGCCGGACCTGGCCGGCTCCCCCGGCTGGCAGGGCCAGGACCGCGCCCGGGCCCAGGAGATCCTCGACTACGGGATCCACTCCCTCGCGGTGGTGCCGCTGCAGGCCCGCGGCGTGGTGCTGGGCCTGGTGAACTTCTGGCGCGCGGGCGACTCCCCGCCGTTCGACCAGGAGGACCTCGCCTTCGCCGAGGAGGTCGCCGGCCGGGCCGCGGTGTCGATCGACAACGCCAGGCGCTACACCCGCGAGCACGCCACCGCGGTGACCCTGCAACGCAGTCTGATGCCCCGCGGCCTCCCGGCCCAGGAGGCCCTGGACGTGGCCCACCGCTACCTGCCCGCGCAGGCCGGCGTGGGCGGCGACTGGTTCGACGTGATCCCGCTGCCCGGCGCCCGGGTCGCGCTGGTGGTCGGCGACGTGGTCGGACACGGCCTGCACGCGGCGGCCACCATGGGCCGGCTGCGGGTCGCCGTCCACAACTTCTCGACCCTGGACCTCCCCCCGGACGAACTGCTGGGCCACCTCGACGAACTGGTGGCGCGCATCGACGTCCAGGACGAGGACACCGAGGACGACGCGCAGCCGGCGATCACCGGCGCCACCTGTCTGTACGTCATCTACGACGCCGTCTCCGGGGTGGTCACCGCGGCCACGGCCGGCCATCCCCCGCCGGCGCTGGTCCACCCTGACGGGACGGTCGACTTCCTCTGCCCGCCGGTCTCCCCGCCGCTGGGCCTGGGCGCCGGCCTGCCCGTGGAGACCGCCGAGGCGACCCTGCCCGAGGGCTCCCGGCTGGTCCTCTACACCGACGGGCTGCTGCAGAACCGCACCCGCGACCTGGACGCGGCCCTGGAGGCGCTCCGGCAGGCCGTCGGCGGGCCGGAGCGCCGACCGGAGGAGGTCTGCGCGGGCGTGATGGAGTCGATGCTGCCCACCCGGCCCGACGACGACGTGGCGCTGCTGGTGGCGCAGACCCGGCTGCTCGCACCGGACCGGGTCGCCGAGTGGGACGTGGAACCCGACCCGGCGGCGGTCAGCCCGGTCCGCAACGCCTGCGCCCGCAAGCTGGAGGAGTGGGGCCTGGAGCACATCTCCTTCGGCACCGAGCTCATCCTCAGCGAACTGATCACCAACGCCGTCCGCTACGGCAAGGTGCCGATCCGGGTGCGGCTGCTGCTCACCGAGACCCTGGTCTGCGAGGTCTCGGACGGGAGCAGCACCGCCCCGCACATCCGCCGTGCCAAGGACACCGACGAAGGCGGCCGAGGGCTCTTCCTGGTCGCCCGGTACGCCGAGCACTGGGGGACTCGCTACTCCAGCCGGGGGAAGACCATCTGGGCCTCCCAGACGCTGGACAGCAGCGGGACGCCGGACGAGGAGGCACTGGGCGACATGCTCCTCGGTGAGTGGGACGACCTGGAACTCTGA